One stretch of Sporocytophaga myxococcoides DSM 11118 DNA includes these proteins:
- a CDS encoding sugar transferase, translating into MKSKIAFVGTNSDLIQSLTDKLQDEFNIRWFDNSISLLYAISEENEGFEAIVTEGPFESPKGTNLFQRLRGHKASRNIPFILIADNIDIKTKKQIHQQGVNELFSTNFDKENFVKRVRYLITNPVEISESIEQQPGIPAAYKIPLAKRIFDIVISLSILIFLFPFFCILGLLIVIESRGPIFYSSKRVGTGYKIFNFYKFRSMGTGADNKLKDIAHLNQYNKKEGAASPISENELCDSCKEQRISCQSIVYLDGNAICEKVHFKNKILKNGSTFIKINNDPRVTRVGKFIRNTSIDELPQLFNVLKGDMSIVGNRPLPLYEAEKITTDQFTTRFLAPAGITGLWQVTKRGTGEMSEAERIQLDIDYALTYSFVNDIKIILKTIPALIQKENV; encoded by the coding sequence ATGAAATCCAAAATCGCATTTGTTGGAACTAACTCAGACCTCATTCAAAGCTTAACAGATAAACTACAGGACGAATTTAATATTCGTTGGTTTGACAATAGTATTAGCCTTCTGTATGCAATATCAGAAGAGAATGAAGGTTTTGAAGCAATCGTCACGGAAGGCCCTTTTGAGAGCCCCAAAGGCACGAATTTGTTTCAAAGACTGAGAGGGCATAAGGCTTCAAGGAATATTCCTTTTATTCTTATTGCTGATAATATTGACATTAAGACAAAGAAGCAAATCCATCAACAAGGTGTTAACGAACTTTTTTCTACAAACTTCGACAAAGAGAACTTTGTAAAAAGAGTTCGTTATCTTATTACAAACCCTGTAGAGATTAGTGAATCTATAGAGCAGCAGCCGGGTATTCCTGCTGCTTATAAGATTCCGCTTGCAAAGCGTATATTTGACATTGTTATTTCTCTTTCAATATTGATTTTCCTTTTCCCATTTTTCTGCATCTTGGGATTACTTATAGTTATTGAATCCAGAGGACCAATATTCTATAGTTCCAAAAGAGTAGGAACCGGATATAAGATCTTCAACTTTTACAAATTCCGCTCCATGGGGACAGGAGCTGACAATAAATTGAAGGACATTGCTCACCTGAATCAATACAATAAAAAAGAGGGAGCAGCGTCACCAATATCTGAAAATGAGCTTTGCGACTCATGCAAAGAGCAACGTATATCCTGCCAATCCATTGTTTATCTGGATGGAAATGCTATTTGTGAAAAGGTACATTTTAAAAATAAAATCCTTAAAAACGGAAGCACATTCATCAAAATAAATAATGATCCAAGAGTAACTCGTGTTGGAAAGTTTATCAGGAATACCAGCATTGATGAACTACCTCAATTATTCAATGTGCTTAAAGGAGACATGTCCATTGTAGGTAATCGTCCTCTTCCTTTATACGAAGCTGAAAAAATTACTACTGACCAGTTTACAACCCGCTTTCTGGCTCCTGCCGGAATTACAGGTTTATGGCAGGTTACAAAAAGAGGAACCGGCGAGATGTCCGAGGCTGAACGTATTCAGCTTGATATCGACTATGCCCTCACCTACTCTTTCGTAAATGATATAAAAATTATTTTGAAAACGATTCCGGCTTTAATCCAGAAAGAAAATGTCTGA
- a CDS encoding response regulator transcription factor has product MKKTILAVDDAKSILTIIYYFFNEKYEVIKKNNGKEALDWMQQGNIPDIIITDINMPEMGGQEFMEQLQASGFYRHIPVIVLSAMDNSAEKVKFLGLGAHDYVVKPFNPEELELRISNTLRISERALA; this is encoded by the coding sequence ATGAAAAAAACTATACTAGCAGTTGACGATGCGAAATCCATTTTAACAATCATCTATTATTTCTTTAATGAAAAATATGAGGTGATTAAAAAGAATAATGGAAAGGAAGCATTAGATTGGATGCAACAGGGAAACATTCCTGATATTATTATTACCGACATCAATATGCCTGAAATGGGCGGTCAGGAGTTTATGGAACAACTTCAAGCCAGCGGATTTTACAGACATATTCCGGTAATTGTACTATCTGCAATGGACAACAGCGCCGAAAAAGTTAAATTTCTCGGATTAGGAGCTCATGATTATGTTGTAAAGCCATTCAATCCTGAAGAACTTGAATTAAGAATTTCAAACACTTTAAGAATATCTGAAAGGGCTTTGGCTTAA
- a CDS encoding PPK2 family polyphosphate kinase, which translates to MKKLLSLSTTAPEKFEKEKIKKLIPELSEEISGFQKILYAQSKYSLLVILQGLDASGKDGLVSTVFHGVNPLGCDVKSFKAPTKEELSYDFLWRVHNAVPPKGQIYIFNRSHYEDVLVPAVEGWIDKGELKNRFEHINNFEKLLQDNGTVILKFYLHVSKKEQKKRLKERKTNPKKFWKHNDGDWETAKKFDHYLDAYEEVFKHCKAPEWNIIPSDQNWYKEYLVAKKIKETLEGMNLEYPGLEK; encoded by the coding sequence ATGAAGAAATTACTCTCTTTATCTACTACAGCACCGGAAAAATTTGAAAAAGAAAAAATTAAAAAACTCATTCCTGAATTATCAGAGGAGATCTCTGGTTTTCAAAAAATATTATACGCTCAATCAAAATATAGCCTTTTAGTAATCCTCCAAGGACTTGACGCATCTGGAAAAGATGGACTTGTAAGTACTGTTTTTCATGGGGTTAATCCACTTGGCTGTGATGTCAAATCATTTAAAGCACCTACAAAAGAAGAATTATCCTATGACTTTTTATGGAGAGTGCACAATGCAGTGCCTCCCAAAGGACAAATATATATTTTCAATAGATCCCATTATGAAGATGTGCTGGTTCCCGCTGTAGAAGGATGGATTGACAAGGGTGAGCTCAAAAACAGATTTGAGCATATCAATAATTTTGAAAAACTCCTTCAGGATAATGGCACTGTAATATTGAAATTTTACCTGCATGTTTCAAAGAAAGAACAGAAAAAACGACTGAAGGAAAGAAAAACCAATCCTAAGAAATTTTGGAAGCACAATGACGGAGATTGGGAGACTGCCAAAAAATTTGATCATTATCTGGATGCCTATGAGGAAGTTTTTAAACATTGTAAAGCTCCCGAATGGAATATTATACCTTCTGATCAAAATTGGTATAAGGAATATCTGGTTGCGAAGAAAATAAAAGAAACATTAGAAGGAATGAATCTGGAATATCCTGGATTGGAAAAATAA